One genomic region from Equus asinus isolate D_3611 breed Donkey chromosome 10, EquAss-T2T_v2, whole genome shotgun sequence encodes:
- the GDF1 gene encoding embryonic growth/differentiation factor 1 codes for MPPPRRGPGRRVLFLLLALLLPSPPPARAPAPPGPAAALLQALGLRDAPRDAPTPRPVPPVMWHLFRRRDPQESRTNLRRTPPGATLRPCHLEELGVAGNIVRHVLDRGAPARPPEPASAAGHCPEWTVVFDLSAVEPAERPSRARLELRFAAAEATAGGWELSVARAAEGAGPGPVLLRQAVPALGTPVRAELLGAAWARNASAPRSLRLSLALRPRVPAACARLAEASLLLATLDPRLCHPLARPRREAEPAVGGGPGGACRARRLYVSFREVGWHRWVIAPRGFLANYCQGQCALPAALSGPGGPPALNHAVLRALMHAAAPGAAGLPCCVPARLSPISVLFFDNSDNVVLRHYEDMVVDECGCR; via the exons ATGCCACCGCCGCGCCGCGGTCCCGGCCGCCGcgtccttttcctcctcctggccctgctgCTGCCCTCGCCACCCCCGGCCCGCGCGCCCGCGCCcccgggccccgccgccgccctgcTCCAGGCTCTCGGGCTGCGTGACGCACCCCGGGACGCCCCCACTCCCCGGCCCGTACCCCCCGTCATGTGGCACCTGTTCCGCCGCCGGGACCCCCAGGAGTCAAGGACGAACCTGCGGCGGACGCCCCCAGGGGCCACCCTGCGACCGTGCcacctggaggagctgggggtcGCCGGGAACATTGTGCGCCACGTTCTGGACCGCG gtGCGCCCGCCCGGCCCCCGGAGCCCGCTTCGGCCGCGGGGCACTGCCCCGAGTGGACCGTCGTCTTCGACCTGTCGGCCGTGGAACCCGCCGAGCGCCCGAGCCGGGCCCGCCTGGAGCTGCGCTTTGCGGCGGCGGAGGCGACGGCGGGCGGCTGGGAGCTGAGCGTGGCGCGGGCGGCCGAGGGCGCTGGCCCCGGGCCGGTGCTGCTCCGCCAGGCGGTGCCCGCCCTGGGAACGCCGGTGCGCGCCGAGCTGCTGGGCGCCGCCTGGGCCCGCAACGCCTCGGCTCCGCGCAGCCTCCGCCTGTCGCTGGCGCTCCGCCCCCGGGTCCCCGCCGCCTGCGCGCGCCTGGCCGAGGCCTCGCTGCTGCTGGCGACCCTCGACCCGCGCCTGTGCCACCCCCTGGCCCGACCGCGGCGCGAGGCCGAGCCCGCGGTGGGCGGGGGCCCCGGGGGCGCGTGTCGCGCGCGGCGGCTCTACGTGAGCTTCCGCGAGGTGGGCTGGCACCGCTGGGTCATCGCGCCGCGCGGCTTCCTGGCCAACTACTGCCAGGGCCAGTGCGCGCTGCCCGCCGCGCTGTCGGGACCCGGTGGGCCGCCCGCGCTCAACCACGCCGTGCTGCGCGCGCTCATGCACGCGGCCGCCCCCGGCGCCGCCGGCCTGCCCTGCTGCGTGCCCGCGCGCCTGTCGCCCATCTCCGTGCTCTTCTTCGACAACAGCGACAACGTGGTCCTGCGGCACTATGAGGACATGGTGGTGGACGAATGTGGCTGCCGCTGA